DNA sequence from the Sinomonas terrae genome:
GATGTGGCTGCTGGCCTGGGGCCAGTAGCCGTCCCAGACGTCGTCGAAGCTGTCCGGGTGGGCCGAGGTGACCGTCTGGGCGGGCGGTTTCCTATTGCGGGACATCGAGGGCTCGAAGGCGTCCGCCGGGTAGTCGAGGCTGAACGCCGCACCGGTGCGGATGGCCTCGGTGCCCCGGAGGACCTGTCGGGGGCCGGCGAAGTTGGCCATTCCCCGCTCCGGATCCTCGGGGAACAGGCCCCAGCTCGAGCCCGGCGGGGCGTCGGTGCGCAGGAGCAGGCGGTCGTAGGTCGGGAGGTTCTCGTTCATGGTCCTTCAGGTCCGCTGGAAGAAGGGGACGGTGCCGGGAGCCAGGCGGAACGCGTGGTCGCAGGCGAACAGGTCGGCGTAGTGCAGAATCCAGGCCTCGGGCTCCCCGGTCTTGAGCGGGCTGGTCGCCGCGTGCGTGCCGACGAGGGTCACGACGGCGTCGGGGAGGCCCGCCTCCTTCAGCAGCATCGCCCCGAGCACCCCGTGCGGCAGGCCGGCTCTCCCCGGGTCCGCGGCCACGGCGCCGCCGGCGCGGGTGTAGAGGAGGGCCTTGTCGATGTCGTGGAGAAGCAGCGCGGCCAGCAGGATGTCCTGGTCGAGCCCGACTCCCCAGCGCTCCTCGGCGTAGTCGGCGAGGAGGATCCCGGCGTCGGCGACCTCGTTGGTGTGGTCGAGCAGGCGGTAGTCGGGGGCCTGGAGGGAGTAGGGCATCGACTCGAGGGAATCGTGGGTGCTGGCGAGCCAGGCGCTGACCCATGCCGTGGTGGCCTGCTCCCGCAGGGGTGCCCCGAGTTCCGCCAGCCTCGGCATCGCCCGGAGCACCTCCTCCCGCTGGGAGGCAGATCCGGATTGGATGGTGTAGAGGGAGCTCATGCGCTCTTCAGGGCTCCGTCCCGCAGGTGCAGCAGCGAGTCCCGTGCGGCGGCGCTCATGTGCGAGGGGGCCCCGAGGGCCTCGCAGTAGTCGGTGACCGCGGCCATCTCGTCGGCCCTCCGCGCCGCGTGCTTGGCAGAGCCGGTGAGGAAGCGGTCGATCGTCGCCTGCCCGTCTCCGGAGAGCTCGGCCGCGATCTGGCCGCGGATCCAGTCCTCGTAGCCGGCGCGGCGGCCTGCCTCGACGGCTTCGCAGACGACGGCGGCGAGGCCCTTCATGAGGATGCTGCGCAGGAGCTTGTGGGCCATGGCGTCCCCGAGGGCCCCGTGGACGACCTCGACGGGGGCCCCGACCGGCCGGAGTAGGTCGGCGACCCGGTCCGCGCCGGGGCCGGCCGCCATGAGCGGGGTCGACGCTCCGAGGGCGATGACGGGGCCGAGGATCGCGATGTCGGCGCCCATGACGCCGGAGGGGAGGATCTCGTTGAGGGCGAGCTTGGCCTTCGGTGCGGCGGAGGTGAAGTCGGCGTAGACGGTGCCCGGTGAGAGGTGGGGTGCGGCGTCCCGGGCGACCGGGAGGGAGGCGCGTGCGG
Encoded proteins:
- a CDS encoding HDIG domain-containing metalloprotein encodes the protein MSSLYTIQSGSASQREEVLRAMPRLAELGAPLREQATTAWVSAWLASTHDSLESMPYSLQAPDYRLLDHTNEVADAGILLADYAEERWGVGLDQDILLAALLLHDIDKALLYTRAGGAVAADPGRAGLPHGVLGAMLLKEAGLPDAVVTLVGTHAATSPLKTGEPEAWILHYADLFACDHAFRLAPGTVPFFQRT
- a CDS encoding NAD(P)-dependent oxidoreductase, with the protein product MRCTVIGLGEAGRIYAHALQSRGHEVLGYDVAPIPTPGLARAADMAEAVGEAEAVIVMTTARASLPVARDAAPHLSPGTVYADFTSAAPKAKLALNEILPSGVMGADIAILGPVIALGASTPLMAAGPGADRVADLLRPVGAPVEVVHGALGDAMAHKLLRSILMKGLAAVVCEAVEAGRRAGYEDWIRGQIAAELSGDGQATIDRFLTGSAKHAARRADEMAAVTDYCEALGAPSHMSAAARDSLLHLRDGALKSA